The genome window GCATCTTGATCAACAGGCAGCTAGGACGACAGCCGCTCGCTTTTGCCGATCTGCTCGGCTGGTGAGAAACTCACACCAAGCGTTTCAGTCGCCCCAGCCTCTTCCATCGTCAACAACGAATCGCCCGGCGGACACGAATGTCCGCCGGGCGATCTCCCATCCCTCCCCTTACATCGATTCAGCCGCGATCACCGCGGCAGGCGGATGCGGAATGTGCTGCCTTCGCCCTCGCGGCTCTCCGCCCAGATCTCGCCCCCGTGCTGCTCCACGATGCTCTTGCAGATGGCCAGCCCCAGCCCCGTACCGCCCTTGTCGCGCGAATCCGACGCGCGCACCTGCCGGAACCGGCCGAACACCGACTTCAGCTGCCCCGCGGGAATCCCCCGCCCCTGGTCGCGCACGGAAAGAACGACGCCGCCCTGCGGCCCCTTTTCCGCCGCCACCCACACGCACCCGCCGCGCGGCGAAAACTTGACCGCGTTGCTCAGCAGGTTCACCAGCACCCGCAGCATGCGGTCCGGATCGATGCACGCCGTAAGCGTCGTGGGCCGCACGATCAGCAGCACATCGGCCGCTTCGGCGGCGGCGGCGACGGTTTCCGCCGCCTGCCCCATCACCTCGGCCAGCTCGTACGGCATGCGGTCCAGCACCTCGCTGCCGGACTCCAGCCGCTCCAGGTCCAGCATCTCGTTCACCAGGCGCATCAGGCGCTCGGCGTTGCGGCTGGCCAAGGCGATGGTCTCCTTGGCGCGCTCCGGCCGGCTTTCCAGCAGCCCGCCATCCAGCAGCGACAGCGCGGCGCGGATGGAGGTCAGCGGGCTGCGCAGCTCGTGGCTGGCCACGGCGATGAACTCGTCCTTGAGCCGCTCCAGTTCGTGCCGCTCGGTGACGTCGCGGGCAATGGCCTGCACCGACGAAATCCCCTGCCGGTCAAAGCTCATGCGCACGCTCAGCCCGATCCACCGCTCCGTCCCGTCCGGCCCGACAGCCGGGAACTCGTTGTACGACAGCGCGTTGCGCTGGCGCTTCTGCCGCAGGTAGAAGCGGCGCAGCGCCGCGTGTGCGTCCGGCCGCACGAACAGCAGGTACGGCAGCCCGCGCAGTTCATCCACCGGAAGCCCCAGGTGGTCGGCGGCGATCTGGTTGACGTAGCGGATGCGGCCCGACGCATCCGTCTCAAAGATCATGTCGCTGGCGTTTTCCACCAGGTGCCGGTACCGCGCCTCGCTTCCCTCCAGCTCGCGCTGCACCGCCTCGCGCCGCGCGATGTCGATCTGCAGCTCCGCGGTGCGAGCGGCCACGGCGCGCTCCAGCGACGCGTTCTGCTCGCGCTGCTGCTGATAGAGAAAGCGGATTTCCAGCAGGTTGCGAATGCGCAGCAGCACCTCGGACAGATCGAACGGCTTGGTGATGAAGTCGCTCGCGCCGCCCAGCAGCGCCCGCTGCCGCGCCACCGCGCTGTCGTCTCCCGTCAGCATCAGTACGGGGTGCAGCGCCCGCTCGGCGCGCAGGTCGCGCACGGCGTTCAGCACCTCGGCGCCGTCCATTTCCGGCATGCGCAGGTCCAGCAGCATCAGGTCCGGCATGCGCTCGCGGTACAGGCGCAGTCCTTCCACGGCGTCGGTGGCGCTGAGCACCGTGGCGCACCCGGAACGCGACAGCATGCGGGTGAGCATGCGCACGTTGGCCGGCTCGTCGTCCACCACGAGCACCGTGGCGCGGGCCAGCAGCGCGCTGGTCTGCTCGTCGCCGCTGGCGCCGGTATCGTGCGAAACAGGTTCGGCCGTGCGCTGCTGCTCGAGCAGTGCCTGAACCTGAAGTGCGCGGCTTGTATCGAGAATCATGTTCGTCGGAGGCTGGGGGTACCCGCTGACAGGGCATACACCGCGCCACGTTTGATTACCATCTAAATCAATATACTACATATACTTAGACCAGTCTACGCGAACCGGTCGAATTGACCGGATTTCGTACAGTCGGGGATGGATGGCAGGCGATACGCCGGATTGCGCGCGAAGAACGGGAGTGTACGAAATCCGGTCACTGTACGTGGATCGGGCAGAGTTGGCGGGGCGCGTGGCGGGAATCGTGAGGGAGATGGGCAGGTTTCGCGGGTGAGCCCCCACCCGGGCCGGAAGCTCGCCGCGGACGAAGAAAATCGTCCCGCGCGAAGTAGGTTGAGCGAATGAATTCGCCGCTCAAACAGCGCTAACCCCCGACACCGGCCGCTGGCGCGTCCGGTTCGGGGCTTCAACGGCGCCAAAGCGTCAGGATCAGGCCGCAGCCAGTGCCCGCGCTGAGGTCTCCCCCTCTCCCGCTTGCGGGAGAGGGGGCCGGGGGGAGAGGGGTGCCCGCCGCCGCGCCACACCCTCCGAAGCAGACCGGAGTGCAGTTCTCCCCCTCCGTGCACAAAGCCGTGGAAAGCCGAAAAACAAAGCAGCCATGCCGCCCGAAGGCCGCATGGCTGCTCGTCATACACCCCGCACGGACCGGCCCGCGCGGGATCAGCCGGCGTCGCGCGCCATGCGGCCGGCGCGGATGGACCAGCGCGACACGTCCCACAGTTCATCCATCGGAATCGGCGGCGGCCCGCCCGCGCGCACCGCATCCATGAACAGCCGCACCTCGGCCGCGTGCCCCTTGTCCATCGTCTTCGCGCGCTCCCACCACGGCCCCGCCACCCCGAAGCGGTGCAGCCGGCGCCAGTTGTCGATCGCCACCGTGCGCCCGTCCCAGAAGCACTCGATGCGCTCCTTGGGATAGCTGCGCGCGCCGTTGGACAGGTAGTGCACCACCGCCGTGGAGCCGTCGGCAAAGGAAAGGGAGATGTGCGCGATATCGTCGATCGCGCGGCCGGTGGCGTCGCGCGCCGGAACCGCGTGCACTCCCACGATGGGCGAGCCGGCCAGGTAGCGGCACAGGTCGATGAAGTGGCACCCCTCGCCGGTGATGCGCCCGCCGCCCGCCTGCGGGTCCTGCGTCCAGTGGTCGCGGGGGATGGCGCCCGCGTTCACCGTCGCCACGATGGACACCGGCCCCGCGCGCCCGCGCAGCATTCCGCGCACTTCGCCCGCCAGCGGCGCAAAACGGCGGTTGAAGCCCACCGTCAGCAGCCGCCCGGACGATTCCACCGCGCCGGCCAGCCGGTCCAGCTCCTCCTCGTGCAGCGCCAGCGGCTTTTCCACAAAGACGTGCTTGCCCGCCGCCAGCGCGCGCTCCGCCAGCCCGGCGTGGCTGTCGTGCCGCGTGAGCACGAAGACCGTGTCGATTTCCGGCGTCGCCAGCAGCGCGTCCACGTCCGTGGTCACCCGCTCGAAGCCGAACTTTTCCCCCGTGACCGCGCCGCTGGTTCCGCCACTGGACGCGATGGTGTGCATTCTCGCCCCGGTGGACTGCAACGCGGGAAGCAGCGTGCGCAGCGCGAAATTGCCCGCGCCGATCATCCCGATCACGCCACGCGAGGCCACGCCCGCGGTGACGAACGGCGCGGAGAGGCTGCGCGACGAGGGCTGCGGAAGCACGCCGCCGCGGTCGGGATAGGTGAGGACGACGCCCAGGCTGGGCGCCGAGCCGGAGATCACCTCGTACGCCTCGGGCGCGCGGTCGAACGCAAAGCGGTGCGTGACGAGCGAGAGCGGATCCACCGCACCGTCTTCCATCAGCTGAAGCACCGCCTCAAAGTTGCGCTGCTCGGTCCAGCGCACGTACGGCAGCGGATAATCCTGCCCGCCCTCTTCGTACGCCGGATCGTAGCGCCCCGGGCCGTAGCTGCACGACACCGCGAACGACAGTTCCTTCTTGAAGAAATCGTCGCGGCGCAGGTTGAGGCCGGTGACGCCCACCAGCACCAGCCGGCCGCGCTTGCGGGCCATGAGCGCGGACTGATGGACGGGATCGTCGGAGTCCGACGCCAGCGTCAGCAGCACCGCGTCGGCGCCCACGCCGCCGGTCTGCGCCAGCACCGCGTCCGCCACGGAGCCCGCGGAACCGTCCAGCGCGATGGCGCCGTACTTTCGCGCCAGCTCCAGCCGCCCCGCGTCACGGTCGATGCCGATCACGCGGCAGCCGTTGGCGCGCAGCAGCTGCACCGTCAGCAGGCCGATGAGCCCCAGCCCGTACACGACCACCGTTTCGCCCAGCGTGGGCGCGGCCAGCCGGATGCCCTGCAAGCCGATGGCGGCCAGCGGGGTGAACGCGGCCGCCTCGTCCGACACGTTGTCGGGGATCAGCGCCGCGAGCGTGTGCGGAACGCGGACGTACTCGGCGTGGTTGCCGTTGGTGACCACGCGGTCGCCCGCGCGAAAGCGCCCGGCGGCGGGGCCCGCCTCCACCACCACGCCGGCGTGGCAGTAGCCCAGCGGAATGGGGGCGTCCAGCTTGGCGCGCACGGCCTCCATCGTGGGGCCCAGGCCGTCGGTGCGCACCTTGTCCAGCACCTGCTTCACCTTGTCGGGCTGGCTGCGCGCCTTGTCCAGCAGGTTGGCGCGGCCAAACTCCACCAGCATGCGTTCCGTGCCGGCGCTGACCAGGGTGGCGCGGGTTTCCACCACCAGGGAGTTGCCCCCGGCGCGCGGAACCGGCACGTCTACCAGGCGCGTTTCGCCGGTGTTCAACTGCTGCAGCAACTGCTTCATTCAGCAATCCGGAAAATAGTCATCTCGGCGCGTCTGCTCTCGCGAAACAGACGCGGACGAATTCGTCGTTGTCAGGCCTTCAGGCGGTCCCATCGCTCGTACATGCGGCGCAGACCGCCTCGCCAAGATGCTGGTGCGCGTGGACGGAGGCAACTGCGGGCACCGGACCGGCCAGCGCCTGCGCAGGACGCTGCCGCTACAGCAAAGAATCTCGCGCACCTCAGCTTGGTGTCAGAGTGCGATACTCCAAAGTCAAAAATCGGACCGGGTGAAACACTCGTTTCCACGCCTGCGCACCAAGATGGCTCGAACCACTCATTCAACTGAGCGACAATTTCCAGATAGTTGCGGCTGATACGCCAGTCCAGTAAAGTTCCGGAGTAAGGCACTCTGCTTTTTTTGACAAACCTATATTTCACATCACCGGAGCGATGCATGCCCTTCCCACCCACTAACTTCTCCTCTCCCGATGAGGTTGCTGCGGATCCACTGGTGATGGAGGCTGTTCGACGAGGCTTCATCACGATCAAGCCAAGACGCGTGACCTACTCGCTCGCTAGCGAGCGCCAGTATGAGTGGACTGATCCGGAAGAGTGGGTACGTTGCTTCTCGATTGCGTTTCTGGTGTTGGTGAAAGAATATCCCACACACCGGATCAAGACCGAAGTGTCGGTCCCTCGTCGTACTCCGAACGACTGGGCGGACATCGTCGTGTACGCCGACGACGCGTGCCGCATACCGTACCTAGTTGTGGAAAACAAGCGGAGTGACGTCAGCGCCTCGGATCGAACACAGGCGATTGAGCAGCTATTTGGCAATGCGAATTCGCTTCGCGCACCATTCGGGCTCTACGATGACGGAGGGGAATCGATTTTCTTTGATGTGGGCAACTTCCCGTCGACCGAGCGGATTGCGAACGAGCGGGGAGACCGGGACAACTTGGCGGCTCAGTACGGAGCCCAGCCAGAGTTCGCTCACTGGGTTGGGCGGGCTGGAGACATCACAGCCGAACCAAGAGCCGTGGTGGAGAGAAAAATCCGCTACGCGCACTCGCGTATCTGGGCCGGAGGCAAACGGGATCCTCTCAAAGCTTTTGACGAGTGGAGCAAGCTTCTGTTCGCAAAGGTTCACGACGAGCGATGGACCCCGCAGGACGGGCCGCGACGATTTCAGGTCGGAACAGACGAAACCAGTGCAGCTGTCGCGAATCGTGTGCACAGGCTCTTCGATCGAGCCAAGGGTGAAGATCCCAGCATTTTCGACGAGAACGTCAAGATCGAACTCCCCGATCGAAAGATCGTCGAGGTAGTTAAAGCGCTTCAGAAGATCTCCTTCGTGGATACCACCGTCGACAACATCGGTGCTGCCTTCGAAGATTTCTTCGGATCCGTGTTCCGCGGAGAACTGGGGCAGTACTTCACGATGCGTCAGATCGCCAGGTTCGCAGTAGCGGTCCTGGAAATCAGCCCAGATGATTACGTTCTGGATCCGACGGCCGGCAGTGGTGGCTTTTTGCTCGAAGTGCTTCTTCAGGTGTGGCACAACATCGACAACACCTATCCTGCAGGACGAAGGGAGCGGCTTAGGAACGACTTTGCCCTCAGCCACGTTTTCGGAATCGAGATCCACGACATCCTCGCGAGGATTTGCAAGATCAACCTCCTCCTCCACCACGACGGCCACACAAACATCGAGGGTGACCGCAGCTGCCTGGACGCAGTGTTTACCAAGGCACGACTGAACCCTCCGCGGGAACAGTTTACGCGAATCGTGGGCAACCCTCCTTTTGGCGACGAGGTGGTGCAGGGCGATGAAGATCAACTTGGTTCGAACACTCTCGAATCGTTCTCCGTAGCTCACGGGCGTGACAGCATTGCATCTGAGCACGCGATTCTCGAACGGTGTGTCGAACTGCTCACGCCGGGAGGCCGACTTGGGTTGGTTCTTCCTGATGGAGTGTTCAACAATCAGGGGGAAACGTCGAACTGTCCACGAATGCGGCGGTATCTGGCCAGCAGCGGCGTGATCGAGGCGATTGTATCGCTGCCCGACCATGCGTTTCGACGCGCCGGAGCACAGAACAAGACCTCCCTCCTGTTCTTCCGGAAATTCACGGAACAAGAGTCCGCCCGGTTTCGCCGTGCGCACTCCGAGCAGTTGGAAGCAACCGGTGAGACAGACATCGCTATACGCGCCGGATTGAATGCGCTCGGCTACTCCGTTTTTTTGGCAGAAGCAACCCACATTGGGTACACCACGACAGGATCACCGAGCAACCGCAACGACCTTTACAAGGGCAGTTCTGGCGGGCGCTTAGACGACGCGCAACCAGATACCATCCTGGGCGAGTATAGAAGGTTCCGCCAGAATCCTGGGACCTATCCCGGCCGGACTTCTCCGGACTGCATGGCGATCAATGCGGCGGAAATGTGGAGCGCTCACCCAAGCCGCCGGCTGGACCCGAAGTACTTCTTGTTCAAGCGAGAAGAGCGCGGGGTAACTCCAGAAGGCTGGCATCGCTCCCCTTTGCGGGACGTAATGCGCAGGCGAGAAACCGTCGTTTCGCCGGAAGACAACCCGGAGGAGCGCGTTCAGGTCATGACGATCTCGCAAACCGGCGAGATTCGACCGCGAGAGGCAGGCAAAGGAAAGAACCCTCCCGAATGGCTGGGTATGTACTTCGCGGAAGGATCGTCCACCTGGTATGCTGCGCGAGAAGGGGACGTCGTGTTCTCCTCAATCGACTTGTGGAAAGGATGCATCTCAGTGGTGCCTCCTGAATTCGACGAAGCACTCGTCACCAAGGAATTCCCCATCTACGAAGTTACTGATAAGAGGTTGGATCCGGGTTTTCTCTGGTGCCTTCTTCGCAGCCGATACTACCAGCGGGCGTTCCGGGCCATCACGACGGGGCACAGCAACAGGCGCCGTACCCAGAAAGAGGACTTTGAGTCGCTGGAAATCGTATTTCCCGAAGATCCTCAGATACAGCGGGCGCTCGTGCGAGAGATTTTCAACGCTCGCCAAGGGCAACGTGATGCTGGAGACCACCTCAGGCGCGCCATGATGAACTTCAGCGACGCGATCGACGGAAGGTTCGGGGAGGAACTCCCCGAACCGGAACTCGCCGGCTCGGAGGAGCAGGACTGACACCATCCGCATTCGGATAGCTATGGACAAGGTTCCCGGCGGACGTTAAGCAGAGAACCAGTGAGCCGGGGAAGGTACGAGGAGCATTCTTCCGGAGTCCGGATTCAGCACGCAATCCAGTCCGGGATTGATCGACAAGAAAGAGCCCGCTGGACCGGTGACGGAAGCGGGCTCTCACCATGTACTGACAGTTGACTCTGCCCAGCGAGCCGATCAGACGTTGAAGCGGAACAGGAGGATGTCACCGTCCTTGACGACGTACTCCTTGCCTTCGGAGCGCATCAGCCCCTGTTCCTTGGCCGCCTTGACGCTGCCGGTCTTTACGAAGTCTTCCCAGCCCACCGTCTCCGCACGGATGAAGCCGCGCTCAAAGTCCGAGTGGATGACGCCGGCAGCCTCGGGGCCCTTGGCACCGACCGGGATTTCCCACGCGCGGACTTCCTTTTCGCCCGCAGTGAAGTACACCTGCAGGCCCAGCAGCTTGTAGCCGGCGCGGATCAGCGTGTGCAGCCCCGGTTCCGTCAGCCCCAGCGACGACAGGAACTCGGTGCGCTCCTCCGCGGGAAGCTCGGCCAGTTCGCTTTCGATCTTGCTGCTGATGGGGACGATGTCGGCGCGCTCACCGCTGGATTCCACCGCGGCGCGCAGGGCGCGCACGTGGGCGTTGTCGCCCTCCGGCAGGTCCGATTCGGCCACATTGGCCAGGTACAGCACCGGCTTGCTGGTGAGCAGGTTGTACGAGCGCAGGATCTTCTGCTCCTCGTCGTTGGCCTCCACCACGCGGGCCGGCTTACCCTCACCCAGCGCCGTGTTCAGCCGCTCCAGCAGGCCCAGTTCGGCCAGCGCGTCGCGGTCGTTGCCGCGGGCGGACTTCTTGGCCTTTTCCAGCCGCTTCTCCACCACGCCCAGGTCGGAGAGCGCCAGTTCCAGGTTGATGATCTCGCGGTCGCGGGCCGGGTCCACGCCGCCCATCACGTGCACCACGTCGTCGTCGTCAAAGCAGCGGACCACGTGCACCACAGCGTCGGTGTCGCGGATGTTGGCCAGGAACTGGTTGCCCAGCCCCTCGCCCTCCGACGCGCCTTCCACCAGCCCGGCGATGTCGACGAACTGCACCGTCGCGCGCTGAACGCGCTGCGGCTGCACCTTTTCCGCGAGCAGGTCCACGCGGGGATCGGGGACTTCCACCATCCCCACGTTCGGCTCAACGGTGCAGAACGGGTAGTTGGCGGCGTCGGCGCCCGCGGAGGTGAGCGCGTTGAACAGCGTGGACTTGCCCACGTTGGGCAGCCCCACGATTCCGAGCTTCAGCATATGGAAATCACCCGAAGGATCATCGGCAAAACGAAGAAGCCGGCACCCCGCCACGGGGAACCGGCCTGCGCAAAACTACCCGCCCGGCCGCCGTTCGTCAACGCGCACGGCGGATCACAGCCCGCCCAGCTCCGCGCGCGTCCCCGCGAACCAGTTGAGGTCCACGTTGCCGCTGA of Longimicrobium terrae contains these proteins:
- a CDS encoding ATP-binding protein, which translates into the protein MILDTSRALQVQALLEQQRTAEPVSHDTGASGDEQTSALLARATVLVVDDEPANVRMLTRMLSRSGCATVLSATDAVEGLRLYRERMPDLMLLDLRMPEMDGAEVLNAVRDLRAERALHPVLMLTGDDSAVARQRALLGGASDFITKPFDLSEVLLRIRNLLEIRFLYQQQREQNASLERAVAARTAELQIDIARREAVQRELEGSEARYRHLVENASDMIFETDASGRIRYVNQIAADHLGLPVDELRGLPYLLFVRPDAHAALRRFYLRQKRQRNALSYNEFPAVGPDGTERWIGLSVRMSFDRQGISSVQAIARDVTERHELERLKDEFIAVASHELRSPLTSIRAALSLLDGGLLESRPERAKETIALASRNAERLMRLVNEMLDLERLESGSEVLDRMPYELAEVMGQAAETVAAAAEAADVLLIVRPTTLTACIDPDRMLRVLVNLLSNAVKFSPRGGCVWVAAEKGPQGGVVLSVRDQGRGIPAGQLKSVFGRFRQVRASDSRDKGGTGLGLAICKSIVEQHGGEIWAESREGEGSTFRIRLPR
- a CDS encoding bi-domain-containing oxidoreductase, with the translated sequence MKQLLQQLNTGETRLVDVPVPRAGGNSLVVETRATLVSAGTERMLVEFGRANLLDKARSQPDKVKQVLDKVRTDGLGPTMEAVRAKLDAPIPLGYCHAGVVVEAGPAAGRFRAGDRVVTNGNHAEYVRVPHTLAALIPDNVSDEAAAFTPLAAIGLQGIRLAAPTLGETVVVYGLGLIGLLTVQLLRANGCRVIGIDRDAGRLELARKYGAIALDGSAGSVADAVLAQTGGVGADAVLLTLASDSDDPVHQSALMARKRGRLVLVGVTGLNLRRDDFFKKELSFAVSCSYGPGRYDPAYEEGGQDYPLPYVRWTEQRNFEAVLQLMEDGAVDPLSLVTHRFAFDRAPEAYEVISGSAPSLGVVLTYPDRGGVLPQPSSRSLSAPFVTAGVASRGVIGMIGAGNFALRTLLPALQSTGARMHTIASSGGTSGAVTGEKFGFERVTTDVDALLATPEIDTVFVLTRHDSHAGLAERALAAGKHVFVEKPLALHEEELDRLAGAVESSGRLLTVGFNRRFAPLAGEVRGMLRGRAGPVSIVATVNAGAIPRDHWTQDPQAGGGRITGEGCHFIDLCRYLAGSPIVGVHAVPARDATGRAIDDIAHISLSFADGSTAVVHYLSNGARSYPKERIECFWDGRTVAIDNWRRLHRFGVAGPWWERAKTMDKGHAAEVRLFMDAVRAGGPPPIPMDELWDVSRWSIRAGRMARDAG
- a CDS encoding N-6 DNA methylase, which translates into the protein MPFPPTNFSSPDEVAADPLVMEAVRRGFITIKPRRVTYSLASERQYEWTDPEEWVRCFSIAFLVLVKEYPTHRIKTEVSVPRRTPNDWADIVVYADDACRIPYLVVENKRSDVSASDRTQAIEQLFGNANSLRAPFGLYDDGGESIFFDVGNFPSTERIANERGDRDNLAAQYGAQPEFAHWVGRAGDITAEPRAVVERKIRYAHSRIWAGGKRDPLKAFDEWSKLLFAKVHDERWTPQDGPRRFQVGTDETSAAVANRVHRLFDRAKGEDPSIFDENVKIELPDRKIVEVVKALQKISFVDTTVDNIGAAFEDFFGSVFRGELGQYFTMRQIARFAVAVLEISPDDYVLDPTAGSGGFLLEVLLQVWHNIDNTYPAGRRERLRNDFALSHVFGIEIHDILARICKINLLLHHDGHTNIEGDRSCLDAVFTKARLNPPREQFTRIVGNPPFGDEVVQGDEDQLGSNTLESFSVAHGRDSIASEHAILERCVELLTPGGRLGLVLPDGVFNNQGETSNCPRMRRYLASSGVIEAIVSLPDHAFRRAGAQNKTSLLFFRKFTEQESARFRRAHSEQLEATGETDIAIRAGLNALGYSVFLAEATHIGYTTTGSPSNRNDLYKGSSGGRLDDAQPDTILGEYRRFRQNPGTYPGRTSPDCMAINAAEMWSAHPSRRLDPKYFLFKREERGVTPEGWHRSPLRDVMRRRETVVSPEDNPEERVQVMTISQTGEIRPREAGKGKNPPEWLGMYFAEGSSTWYAAREGDVVFSSIDLWKGCISVVPPEFDEALVTKEFPIYEVTDKRLDPGFLWCLLRSRYYQRAFRAITTGHSNRRRTQKEDFESLEIVFPEDPQIQRALVREIFNARQGQRDAGDHLRRAMMNFSDAIDGRFGEELPEPELAGSEEQD
- the ychF gene encoding redox-regulated ATPase YchF, which translates into the protein MLKLGIVGLPNVGKSTLFNALTSAGADAANYPFCTVEPNVGMVEVPDPRVDLLAEKVQPQRVQRATVQFVDIAGLVEGASEGEGLGNQFLANIRDTDAVVHVVRCFDDDDVVHVMGGVDPARDREIINLELALSDLGVVEKRLEKAKKSARGNDRDALAELGLLERLNTALGEGKPARVVEANDEEQKILRSYNLLTSKPVLYLANVAESDLPEGDNAHVRALRAAVESSGERADIVPISSKIESELAELPAEERTEFLSSLGLTEPGLHTLIRAGYKLLGLQVYFTAGEKEVRAWEIPVGAKGPEAAGVIHSDFERGFIRAETVGWEDFVKTGSVKAAKEQGLMRSEGKEYVVKDGDILLFRFNV